In a single window of the Anaerocolumna cellulosilytica genome:
- the ku gene encoding non-homologous end joining protein Ku gives MISRKSVITFGMVAIPIGMYTTIQDNDIHFNQLHKEDNSRIRYKKTCANCGKEISAGDIVKGFEYDDDKYVVVTDEDIEKIKTEKEKSIQILHFAQLNQISPVYYEKTYQAVPEAGGEKAFELLRAALMSEQKIAIGKTVMGTKDTLMAIIPREEGVLISTMFYADDIKALQKPYSKPEVSEQELNMAKTLINSMDTPFDPSQYKDEYQERLRALIETKISGKEVVAPESEGVGKVIDLMEALKASVEKAKRDKEPA, from the coding sequence ATGATATCACGAAAATCAGTCATAACGTTTGGTATGGTAGCAATTCCCATTGGTATGTATACAACCATACAAGATAATGACATTCATTTTAATCAATTGCATAAGGAAGATAACAGCCGTATTCGATATAAGAAGACTTGTGCGAATTGCGGTAAAGAGATTTCTGCAGGAGACATTGTAAAGGGCTTCGAGTATGATGATGACAAGTATGTTGTTGTCACCGATGAGGATATTGAAAAGATTAAAACAGAAAAAGAGAAATCAATACAAATACTTCATTTCGCGCAGTTAAATCAGATTTCACCGGTCTATTATGAAAAAACGTATCAAGCTGTGCCTGAGGCCGGAGGCGAAAAAGCCTTTGAACTACTGCGTGCAGCATTGATGAGCGAACAAAAGATAGCCATTGGTAAAACCGTTATGGGAACAAAAGATACATTGATGGCAATTATTCCAAGAGAAGAAGGCGTCCTTATTTCTACTATGTTCTATGCAGATGACATTAAAGCACTTCAAAAGCCATATTCTAAGCCAGAAGTTTCTGAACAGGAGTTAAATATGGCAAAAACCTTGATAAATTCCATGGATACACCATTTGATCCTTCCCAATATAAAGATGAGTATCAGGAGAGGCTCCGTGCATTAATTGAAACAAAGATATCTGGTAAAGAAGTGGTTGCTCCTGAGTCAGAAGGTGTAGGCAAAGTAATAGATCTTATGGAAGCTCTCAAAGCCAGCGTTGAGAAAGCAAAGAGGGATAAGGAACCGGCGTAA
- the ligD gene encoding DNA ligase D: MTVNLSEYNQKRNFSRTLEPEGEIETSKEGLRFVVQHHMARKEHYDLRLEWEGVLLSWAVPKGPSYDTHDKRLAVKVEEHPLEYRNFEGTIPKGEYGGGVVMLWDEGYWEPYKNVDEGLFKGELKFVLKGRRLRGKWALVRWKAKDGELKDNWLLLKEKDEYVKTTNGITEFTTSIRTGRTMAEIDAGKEDKITRNPFENTDVQLAKLVNKVPEGEDWLYELKYDGYRILSYVECSSARLITRNGNDYTRRFHKIASSLIDFAGGRAMVLDGEMAITDASGKTDFQALQNYMKNPKAKNLTYIVFDLLALDGKDLREQPLIKRKEKLKALLKDAPKCIYYSRYVRGSGKESFVVACEAGMEGIVGKKADSIYSGTRNGDWIKLKCDKRQEFVIGGYTLSDKKVSGVSSLLLGVYEGSDFVYAGRAGTGLSESDIVLLEKKFANIIRADAPFKAPPKSKSNEKITWLEPDLVAEIKYAEWTEENLLRQASFKGIRTDKNPRDVKREKEEEEIVTPSEMVHEKLAETNKNSIIVNSIKISNPDKVLFHEPEITKGDIVNYYEKVSERMLPYLSNRILSVVRCPKGISQTCFFKKHPAADSKEVCTISIINKNGEAEEYFYIENTTGIIYQVQMGTLEFHTWGSCVDEIEKPNMMVFDLDPDEGMELDRVRQGVLDIKSILNELSLKSYLKTSGGKGYHIVVPLIPSVGWTVFHDFSRGVAAVMEQKWPDRYTSNVRKAKRTGKIFIDWIRNGRGATSIAPYSIRARKGARVSMPIGWDELDRIAPDSIDMAEAVRRMNGGDPWADFLKSNQMLK, from the coding sequence ATGACAGTAAACTTAAGTGAGTATAATCAAAAAAGGAATTTTAGCAGAACCTTGGAGCCAGAAGGGGAGATAGAGACTTCAAAAGAAGGTCTGAGATTCGTTGTCCAACACCATATGGCGCGGAAGGAGCACTATGATTTGCGTCTGGAATGGGAGGGAGTACTTTTAAGCTGGGCGGTTCCTAAGGGGCCATCCTATGATACTCATGACAAAAGGTTAGCTGTTAAGGTAGAAGAACACCCCCTGGAATACCGGAATTTTGAGGGAACTATTCCGAAGGGAGAATACGGGGGCGGAGTAGTTATGCTTTGGGATGAGGGATACTGGGAACCATATAAAAATGTGGATGAAGGACTTTTTAAAGGTGAGTTGAAGTTTGTTCTGAAAGGAAGGCGGCTTAGGGGAAAGTGGGCTTTGGTCAGGTGGAAAGCAAAAGACGGAGAGTTAAAGGATAATTGGCTTTTACTGAAAGAGAAGGATGAATATGTTAAAACAACCAATGGCATAACTGAGTTTACGACTAGTATCCGGACTGGTCGTACTATGGCGGAAATCGACGCAGGGAAAGAGGATAAGATTACGAGAAACCCCTTTGAAAATACAGATGTACAGCTTGCAAAATTAGTTAATAAGGTTCCTGAGGGAGAGGATTGGCTCTATGAGTTAAAATATGACGGTTACAGAATCTTGTCATATGTAGAATGCAGCAGTGCACGTTTGATAACAAGGAATGGGAATGATTATACAAGGCGGTTTCATAAAATTGCTTCATCTCTTATTGATTTTGCAGGAGGAAGGGCAATGGTGTTGGATGGTGAGATGGCAATTACGGATGCTTCGGGTAAGACGGATTTTCAGGCTCTGCAAAACTACATGAAAAATCCAAAGGCTAAAAACCTAACCTATATTGTTTTTGATCTTCTTGCACTGGATGGAAAGGACTTAAGAGAACAACCTTTAATTAAAAGAAAAGAGAAGCTAAAAGCTTTGTTAAAGGATGCACCAAAATGCATTTACTATAGCCGTTATGTTAGAGGAAGCGGTAAGGAAAGTTTTGTTGTAGCTTGTGAGGCAGGTATGGAAGGGATAGTGGGGAAAAAAGCGGATTCCATCTACAGCGGAACAAGAAACGGTGACTGGATAAAGTTAAAATGTGATAAGAGACAGGAATTCGTTATCGGAGGATATACACTCTCCGACAAAAAGGTAAGTGGAGTAAGTTCTCTTCTTCTCGGTGTTTATGAAGGTAGTGATTTTGTTTATGCCGGGCGTGCAGGCACCGGCTTAAGTGAATCAGATATAGTACTGCTTGAAAAAAAATTTGCGAATATTATAAGAGCAGACGCTCCTTTTAAAGCCCCGCCAAAGTCTAAATCAAATGAAAAAATTACGTGGCTTGAACCCGACCTGGTGGCAGAAATCAAATATGCCGAATGGACGGAAGAGAATTTGTTAAGGCAGGCAAGCTTTAAAGGAATCCGTACAGATAAGAACCCTAGAGATGTAAAAAGGGAAAAAGAGGAGGAAGAAATCGTGACACCGAGTGAAATGGTTCATGAGAAGCTTGCAGAAACAAATAAGAACTCCATAATTGTAAACAGTATAAAGATAAGCAATCCGGACAAAGTATTATTTCATGAACCTGAGATTACAAAAGGAGATATTGTAAATTACTATGAAAAGGTTTCAGAGAGAATGCTCCCGTATCTAAGTAATCGAATCTTAAGTGTTGTCCGTTGTCCAAAAGGAATCTCCCAAACATGTTTTTTTAAAAAGCATCCGGCAGCGGATAGCAAAGAGGTTTGTACTATTTCAATCATCAATAAAAATGGTGAAGCAGAAGAATACTTCTATATTGAGAATACAACCGGAATCATTTATCAAGTACAGATGGGAACTTTAGAATTCCATACTTGGGGAAGTTGTGTTGATGAAATTGAGAAGCCAAATATGATGGTATTTGACCTGGATCCGGATGAGGGAATGGAGCTTGATAGGGTGCGTCAGGGTGTATTGGATATCAAAAGTATTCTTAACGAACTTTCCTTAAAGTCATACCTAAAGACCAGCGGAGGAAAAGGCTATCATATAGTGGTTCCGTTAATACCATCTGTGGGTTGGACTGTGTTTCATGATTTTTCAAGAGGAGTGGCTGCTGTTATGGAGCAAAAGTGGCCTGACCGCTATACAAGTAATGTGAGAAAGGCAAAGCGAACCGGAAAGATTTTTATTGACTGGATAAGAAACGGCAGAGGAGCAACAAGTATAGCTCCTTATTCTATAAGGGCTAGAAAGGGAGCAAGGGTATCAATGCCCATTGGATGGGATGAGTTAGATAGAATTGCTCCTGATAGTATTGATATGGCCGAAGCAGTCAGAAGAATGAATGGCGGAGATCCATGGGCGGATTTTTTAAAGAGTAATCAGATGCTTAAATAG
- a CDS encoding helix-turn-helix domain-containing protein, translating to MIHINYVGFDASHSKDFVFDIPEGHDCWLLLLTQTPAIFFVEDNYREYPPNCAILYKPKQKIYYRANGDTYSNDWVRFYTNETYVTTTPILCGVPFSLRDPVYCHKIYQLLVTEHILNNDFKDITIDNLFRILFNKLLESYNYKAVSPLYKSLKELKMEIYHQPHKEWTVKKMAEKLNVSVGYMQDVYKSTFGVTCMEDVINSRITLAKKYLIYEQYSISEIVTLCGYRNIEHFFRQFKKIAGVTPNQFRKLPHSISNLEDIHNVY from the coding sequence ATGATTCATATAAATTATGTAGGATTCGATGCCTCTCATTCAAAAGACTTTGTATTTGACATACCAGAAGGGCATGATTGCTGGCTGTTGTTATTAACACAAACACCTGCTATATTTTTTGTAGAGGATAATTATAGGGAATATCCACCTAATTGTGCGATACTTTATAAGCCAAAGCAAAAAATCTACTATCGTGCAAATGGTGATACCTATTCAAATGACTGGGTGCGGTTTTATACCAATGAAACCTATGTTACTACAACACCTATTCTATGCGGTGTTCCGTTTAGTCTGCGCGACCCGGTGTATTGTCATAAGATATATCAATTACTTGTTACAGAACATATATTAAATAACGATTTTAAAGATATAACCATAGATAATTTATTTCGGATACTGTTTAATAAATTATTGGAATCTTACAATTATAAAGCAGTATCACCTCTTTATAAAAGCTTGAAGGAATTAAAAATGGAGATCTATCATCAACCTCACAAGGAATGGACCGTTAAGAAGATGGCAGAAAAATTGAATGTCAGCGTAGGCTATATGCAGGATGTTTATAAGAGCACTTTTGGAGTAACGTGTATGGAGGATGTGATTAACAGTAGAATTACTCTGGCAAAAAAATATTTAATATACGAACAGTATTCTATTTCAGAGATTGTAACATTGTGTGGTTACCGAAATATAGAACATTTTTTCCGGCAATTTAAGAAGATAGCCGGAGTAACGCCAAATCAATTCCGAAAGCTTCCTCATTCAATTTCCAATCTCGAAGACATACATAACGTATATTGA
- a CDS encoding alpha/beta hydrolase-fold protein produces the protein MKKVENQAVSCHQLFFDPLNQKVAFKNGGRDLKSMHYIPTRQGARVYDNNEVEFCYYAPGAKKVSIAGISGSMSCEPIELVSEENGYFSRRVQGIEPGFHYHNWFVDDVQVRNPFGAFCYGCFEPINFFEVPEEEDDFYFLKDVSHGEVRMEVYQSSVNGHLKSCYVYTPPEYHQQWEKTYPVLYIQHGVGESESGWLWNGKLNFIMDNLLAEGKCKEMLVVMCSGYSFQEGEDPVFYPGDFDKELMEDVIPFIQSRYRTKTGRDNKAIAGLSLGSAQASLTVVKHPGVFSALGVFSGVAISELDNLTIGMDKRPDYVLLAAGEGEERIISQQKEYQDKLRNAGIACDMASFKGFHEWHVWRKSLARFVQNIFNKESTDLLTEDTRARTNHIDTVCQRIENTEIFARQTYEMQPLFFDTVYKGVIFAVDEKGRPAGRYKDIQPGVVIKEQGVAEFYFIAPKAKSVEVQILGMERIALHKAAGSLGEEGYWQGIVREITPGFHYHEYFVNGISVINPWAPLGYGCFKPINYLEMPEPDFDIYLLRSVPHGSIHMNYYKSSQTGRTKVCYVYTPPGYEENREKRYPVLYLQHGGGETEIGWIWQGKICNIMDNLLALQKAVEMIIVMNTGYSFRPDGTSHPLLGSVDEEIVKDCIPFIDSHYRTYTQKEKRAMAGLSMGGMQTQKTVFHNTELFAWAGIFSGGLVIQNEEEDYTPLLKDLSAFQQAFKLLYIACGEQDGFYEETFETVQDLKACNIPLVTFFQKGYHDWTFWRHCVTDFLQRLFY, from the coding sequence ATGAAGAAAGTTGAAAATCAGGCAGTATCCTGCCACCAGTTATTTTTTGATCCATTAAATCAAAAGGTTGCATTTAAGAATGGCGGCAGAGACTTAAAGAGTATGCATTATATACCGACGAGACAAGGTGCTAGGGTGTACGATAATAATGAAGTGGAATTTTGCTATTATGCACCGGGAGCAAAAAAAGTTTCTATAGCTGGAATCAGCGGAAGTATGAGCTGTGAGCCAATTGAATTAGTTTCTGAGGAAAATGGTTATTTCTCTAGAAGAGTTCAAGGGATTGAGCCTGGATTTCATTATCATAATTGGTTCGTAGATGATGTACAGGTAAGGAATCCTTTCGGTGCTTTTTGTTATGGCTGCTTTGAACCCATCAACTTCTTTGAAGTACCGGAAGAAGAGGATGATTTCTATTTTTTGAAAGACGTTTCACATGGTGAAGTACGAATGGAAGTATACCAATCCAGTGTGAATGGACATCTAAAAAGCTGCTATGTGTATACACCCCCCGAATATCATCAGCAGTGGGAGAAAACATATCCTGTTTTATATATTCAACATGGTGTGGGAGAAAGTGAAAGCGGCTGGCTGTGGAATGGTAAGCTTAATTTTATTATGGATAATCTCCTGGCAGAGGGAAAATGTAAGGAAATGCTAGTAGTTATGTGCAGTGGCTATTCTTTTCAGGAAGGTGAGGATCCGGTCTTTTATCCGGGTGATTTTGACAAAGAATTAATGGAGGATGTGATTCCCTTCATCCAGAGCCGTTACCGAACCAAAACAGGACGGGATAATAAAGCTATTGCAGGTCTATCACTAGGCTCAGCGCAAGCCTCCCTTACAGTAGTAAAACATCCTGGGGTATTCTCAGCATTAGGCGTATTTTCAGGAGTCGCCATTTCTGAATTGGATAACCTTACCATAGGGATGGATAAACGACCTGATTATGTGCTATTAGCTGCCGGAGAAGGAGAAGAAAGAATTATATCCCAACAAAAAGAATATCAAGATAAGCTTAGAAATGCAGGGATAGCTTGTGATATGGCTTCCTTTAAAGGGTTTCATGAGTGGCATGTATGGAGAAAAAGTCTAGCTAGGTTTGTACAAAATATATTTAATAAAGAAAGTACAGATTTATTAACAGAGGATACTCGGGCTAGAACAAATCATATAGATACCGTTTGCCAGAGGATTGAAAACACTGAAATTTTTGCCAGGCAGACCTATGAGATGCAACCTTTATTCTTTGATACCGTTTACAAGGGTGTTATATTTGCAGTGGATGAGAAGGGAAGACCGGCCGGAAGGTATAAGGATATACAGCCTGGAGTCGTAATTAAGGAACAAGGAGTGGCGGAATTTTATTTTATTGCGCCAAAGGCAAAAAGCGTAGAAGTGCAAATTCTTGGTATGGAGCGGATAGCTCTTCATAAAGCAGCGGGTTCTCTTGGTGAAGAAGGATACTGGCAGGGAATTGTTAGAGAGATAACACCAGGCTTTCATTACCATGAATATTTTGTAAATGGTATTTCTGTAATCAATCCGTGGGCTCCTCTTGGGTATGGGTGTTTTAAACCGATAAACTATCTGGAAATGCCGGAGCCGGATTTTGATATCTACTTATTAAGGTCAGTGCCTCACGGCAGTATACATATGAATTACTATAAGTCTTCACAAACCGGACGTACAAAAGTGTGTTATGTTTACACGCCACCCGGCTATGAAGAAAATCGGGAGAAAAGATATCCGGTTCTCTATCTTCAGCACGGGGGAGGTGAAACTGAAATAGGCTGGATTTGGCAAGGTAAAATCTGTAATATTATGGATAATTTATTGGCGCTTCAAAAAGCAGTGGAAATGATTATTGTAATGAATACAGGCTACAGCTTTCGACCGGATGGAACAAGTCATCCCCTCTTAGGGTCTGTTGATGAAGAAATTGTAAAAGATTGCATTCCCTTTATTGACAGTCATTACCGTACGTATACGCAGAAGGAGAAACGTGCAATGGCAGGACTCTCCATGGGCGGTATGCAGACGCAGAAAACAGTTTTTCATAACACAGAGCTGTTTGCTTGGGCAGGTATATTTAGCGGAGGACTTGTAATCCAAAATGAGGAGGAGGATTATACTCCTTTACTTAAAGATTTGTCGGCATTTCAACAAGCTTTTAAACTTCTTTATATAGCTTGCGGTGAACAGGACGGATTTTATGAGGAAACGTTTGAAACGGTTCAGGATTTAAAAGCTTGTAACATACCTCTGGTCACGTTCTTTCAAAAGGGCTACCATGATTGGACTTTCTGGAGACATTGTGTGACCGATTTCCTACAAAGATTGTTTTATTAA
- a CDS encoding PH domain-containing protein: MISIVINLFVTLTVLITLILTNKTAEKANGNILLGVSLPRFELQNSEVQKIVQKYHKSYTLAGFVFILLMFPLLIISKYTSISILYILAWCCLLFFVNSLIQKRYFSILYTVKKENKWYVGEKHILSIDTEVSRLKGKMPASPFWFIQAFIISLIPILLLLHKQEYHLSSWIFPMCSIISVVIGFLAYRIVTKERVITYSENTEINLALNQIYRHQWSKCWILQAHIGTILYTLMFFLVQCNVLDLFVMMVLLGISTCLTYAPILSAYYTVRDERHNLLLFTSEEVYTDEDQYWATGNYKNPTDKRVWVENRLGYGVTVNMASTFGRLTNIVLAIVVLGIIALAKFVMPLDFGTVEFEMKNHTAYISAPMYRDSFSIDAMKAVVQIDQLPKMNKRNGGDSDRFYVGRFNVQGYGDCSVYVHRNISPYLVITLSDRIIIINGDAPEKTNEIYSLLKE; the protein is encoded by the coding sequence ATGATTTCTATTGTTATTAATTTATTTGTTACACTGACGGTTTTGATTACACTTATTTTAACGAATAAAACCGCTGAAAAGGCAAATGGCAATATTCTTCTTGGGGTATCACTTCCTCGTTTTGAGCTCCAAAATAGTGAAGTGCAAAAAATCGTTCAAAAATATCATAAATCATATACTTTAGCAGGTTTCGTGTTCATTTTGCTTATGTTCCCTCTTCTCATTATTTCAAAATACACATCCATTAGTATATTATACATTTTAGCTTGGTGCTGTTTACTTTTCTTTGTAAATAGTCTTATTCAAAAAAGATATTTTAGCATATTATATACAGTGAAAAAAGAAAACAAATGGTATGTCGGTGAAAAACATATTCTTAGTATTGACACGGAGGTGAGCAGATTAAAAGGGAAAATGCCTGCTTCACCGTTTTGGTTTATCCAGGCTTTTATTATTTCCTTAATTCCCATCCTATTATTGTTACATAAACAAGAGTATCACCTTTCCTCCTGGATATTTCCAATGTGCTCAATTATAAGTGTAGTAATCGGATTCCTAGCCTATCGGATAGTTACAAAAGAGAGAGTTATTACATATTCAGAAAATACAGAAATAAATCTTGCCCTGAATCAGATTTACAGACATCAATGGTCAAAATGCTGGATTTTGCAAGCTCATATTGGAACCATTCTTTATACGCTTATGTTTTTCTTAGTTCAGTGTAATGTACTTGATTTATTTGTGATGATGGTATTGCTTGGAATATCAACTTGTTTAACCTATGCACCTATTTTATCGGCATATTATACGGTAAGAGATGAACGACATAATTTGCTCTTATTTACTTCTGAGGAAGTTTACACGGATGAAGATCAATACTGGGCAACAGGAAATTACAAAAATCCCACTGACAAACGTGTCTGGGTTGAAAATCGCTTAGGCTATGGAGTTACAGTTAACATGGCATCTACGTTTGGAAGACTGACAAATATTGTCCTGGCTATAGTAGTATTAGGAATAATAGCACTTGCAAAGTTTGTAATGCCACTTGATTTTGGTACGGTGGAATTTGAAATGAAAAATCATACAGCTTATATAAGCGCACCAATGTATAGGGATTCTTTTTCGATCGATGCTATGAAAGCAGTGGTGCAAATAGATCAACTTCCTAAGATGAATAAACGCAATGGCGGGGATAGTGATCGTTTTTATGTGGGTAGATTTAATGTACAGGGATATGGAGATTGCTCCGTATACGTCCATCGGAACATCTCCCCCTATCTTGTTATTACTCTTTCCGACAGAATTATTATTATAAATGGAGACGCACCTGAAAAAACCAATGAAATCTACTCTCTTCTAAAAGAGTAA
- a CDS encoding GntR family transcriptional regulator, with protein MIIKLNTTSATPIYVQLRNQIVIGIGRGDLKIGQGLPTVRQMAEDIGINMMTVTKAYTILKNEGFIEIDRRHGAKVKPTALLTGDFTEKIESELALLITESSLKGIEKEHFLKLCDEMFDRLNISSIAGGNI; from the coding sequence ATGATAATTAAACTAAATACAACAAGCGCAACACCTATTTATGTCCAATTGCGTAATCAGATTGTTATAGGAATCGGGCGAGGGGATTTGAAAATTGGACAGGGATTACCTACTGTTCGGCAAATGGCTGAAGACATTGGTATTAATATGATGACAGTAACAAAAGCTTATACGATTCTCAAAAATGAAGGCTTTATTGAAATAGACCGTCGTCACGGAGCTAAAGTCAAACCCACTGCGCTCTTAACTGGAGATTTTACCGAAAAAATTGAAAGTGAATTGGCTTTACTAATTACTGAATCATCACTTAAGGGAATTGAAAAAGAACACTTTTTGAAGTTGTGCGATGAAATGTTTGACCGTTTGAATATTTCAAGCATTGCAGGAGGTAACATATGA
- a CDS encoding ABC transporter permease subunit, translated as MKLFQNKKKKKSIIEFLYILPFLILIAVFAYYPLYGWVYAFFDYRPPQPLTMDNFVGLKWFQSLVSNPVKTKQIVNVVTNTLVMSGITVTTSWLPMLFAVFLNEIKCIPFRKAVQTVTTIPNFISWVLVYSVAFNIFNNTGVVNQVFVSLGIIDKPIQFLQASEHVWLTQWLWLTWKNLGWAAIMYIAAITSIDEELFEAAKVDGATRMQMIRYITIPSILPTYFVLLMLSIASFLTNGMEQYYVFQNAFNKEKIQVLDLYVFNLAMGSGSYSVATALSILKSMISLILLSLANGISKLVRGESFL; from the coding sequence ATGAAACTATTTCAAAATAAAAAGAAGAAAAAATCTATAATAGAATTTCTTTACATACTGCCCTTTCTAATCTTGATTGCCGTATTTGCTTATTATCCCTTGTATGGCTGGGTATATGCCTTTTTTGACTACAGACCGCCTCAGCCTTTAACTATGGATAATTTTGTCGGACTGAAATGGTTTCAATCCTTGGTGTCTAATCCGGTAAAGACTAAACAAATAGTAAATGTAGTTACGAACACTTTAGTTATGAGTGGAATAACTGTTACAACCTCCTGGCTGCCCATGCTTTTTGCGGTTTTTTTGAATGAAATTAAGTGTATACCCTTTCGAAAAGCGGTTCAGACAGTGACAACAATTCCTAATTTTATTAGTTGGGTCTTGGTGTATTCGGTTGCTTTTAATATATTTAATAATACTGGTGTAGTTAATCAGGTGTTCGTATCTTTAGGTATCATTGATAAACCCATTCAATTCTTGCAGGCATCAGAACATGTATGGTTAACTCAATGGTTGTGGCTTACATGGAAAAATTTGGGATGGGCAGCCATTATGTATATAGCCGCAATTACCAGTATTGATGAGGAGTTGTTTGAAGCAGCTAAAGTTGACGGAGCCACCAGAATGCAGATGATTCGCTATATAACAATTCCCAGTATTCTCCCTACTTATTTTGTACTTTTGATGTTAAGTATTGCTAGTTTTTTAACAAATGGTATGGAACAGTATTATGTATTTCAAAATGCATTTAATAAAGAAAAGATTCAGGTTTTAGATTTATATGTATTTAACCTGGCAATGGGAAGCGGCAGTTACTCAGTTGCGACAGCTCTTAGTATACTAAAAAGTATGATAAGCTTGATTTTGCTTAGTCTGGCTAATGGTATTTCAAAGCTAGTCAGAGGTGAGAGCTTTTTATAA
- a CDS encoding carbohydrate ABC transporter permease — MGSEKRKKRKKSSFSDKLIHVLTYTFFGVFAFICIYPFYYIFINTISSNELSQKGLIIFWPKGVHVQNYLKAMKIPGLFDAAVISVGRTVLGTLLTVAATAFLGYMFTRETMWHRKFWYRFVVVTMYFNAGIIPWFLTMRNLNLTNNFWGYILPAIVSPFYIILAKTFVESIPKELQQAAEIDGAGTMKIFLRIILPVIKPIMATISIFAAVGQWNAFQDTLILMTDNKLYSLQFILYQYINQASSLKQLVNSSSSSAVAQSVATVQTATSIRMTVTIIVVAPILFIYPIFQRYFVKGIMIGAVKG; from the coding sequence ATGGGGAGCGAAAAAAGAAAAAAACGTAAAAAGTCAAGTTTTAGTGATAAGCTTATTCATGTCCTAACCTATACTTTTTTCGGAGTTTTTGCATTTATCTGTATTTACCCATTTTATTACATATTTATTAATACCATCAGTTCTAATGAACTGAGTCAAAAAGGATTAATTATTTTTTGGCCGAAAGGTGTGCATGTTCAAAATTATTTAAAAGCAATGAAGATTCCGGGATTATTTGATGCTGCTGTGATTTCTGTTGGTCGAACAGTACTTGGTACCTTGCTTACGGTGGCAGCAACAGCTTTCCTAGGTTATATGTTCACAAGAGAAACAATGTGGCATAGAAAATTCTGGTATCGTTTTGTTGTTGTTACCATGTACTTTAATGCCGGAATCATTCCGTGGTTTTTGACCATGAGAAATCTAAATTTGACTAATAATTTTTGGGGATATATTTTGCCGGCAATCGTATCACCTTTTTATATTATACTGGCTAAGACCTTTGTTGAATCCATACCAAAGGAATTGCAACAAGCCGCTGAAATAGACGGAGCAGGCACAATGAAAATATTTTTACGAATTATTCTGCCTGTTATTAAGCCAATTATGGCAACTATATCAATATTTGCAGCAGTGGGACAATGGAATGCTTTTCAGGATACATTAATATTAATGACGGATAATAAGTTGTACAGTCTTCAATTTATCTTGTACCAATACATCAATCAGGCAAGCTCCTTAAAACAGCTTGTTAATTCATCAAGCAGTTCAGCAGTGGCACAAAGTGTTGCAACAGTACAGACTGCCACTTCTATACGTATGACAGTAACAATTATTGTAGTTGCGCCAATACTGTTTATCTATCCAATTTTTCAGCGATATTTTGTAAAGGGAATTATGATTGGAGCAGTCAAGGGCTAG